A single region of the Salvelinus sp. IW2-2015 linkage group LG20, ASM291031v2, whole genome shotgun sequence genome encodes:
- the LOC111981475 gene encoding CXADR-like membrane protein isoform X3, protein MRVVMSGLFHTLFLVLLGVLTVCAQTEMKRVVGDNATLPCHHQFWAGDAPTLDIEWLLLKPSSKQRVVITYFAGRVYDPNEAEAGRLSLAGDYLKGDASLLISDLTLSDSVKPSKPRCWMEGRLLEGSDVKMSCKSTDGSDPINYKWERVLDKGKYVGKLPPLALIDLKNSEIVTLRNLTKESTGVYKCTASNDVGEESCTVEVKIHYVRGMGVVAGAVVGVSFGVLLIILIIWLVFRKKEKKKYEEEETPNEIREDAEAPKAKLVKPNSLSSHSGSSRSGTSSTQSMVHTSAPRGPHARLPAVATLKENGQPPSFLQQPPAYTQVVPKTPEPRTAPAKPSPPPKLSPRNLARMGATPVMIPAQTKAFQTV, encoded by the exons TTCTGCTGGGTGTGTTGACGGTGTGTGCCCAGACAGAGATGAAGAGGGTTGTCGGGGACAATGCCACACTGCCCTGTCACCACCAGTTCTGGGCAGGCGACGCCCCCACGCTGGACATCGAGTGGCTCCTCCTCAAGCCCAGCTCCAAGCAGAGAGTG GTGATCACCTACTTTGCGGGCCGGGTGTACGACCCCAACGAGGCGGAGGCGGGCCGACTGTCCTTAGCCGGGGACTACCTCAAGGGGGACGCCTCCCTACTGATCAGTGACCTCACCCTGAGCGACTCGG tgaagCCCTCTAAGCCACGATGTTGGATGGAGGGCCGGCTGTTGGAGGGTAGTGATGTTAAGATGAGCTGTAAGTCTACAGACGGCTCTGACCCCATCAACTACAAATGGGAGAGGGTGCTGGACAAGGGAAAGTATGTAGGGAAGCTGCCCCCACTTGCCCTCATAG ATTTGAAAAACTCAGAGATAGTGACACTGAGGAACCTGACCAAGGAGAGTACTGGGGTGTATAAATGTACCGCCAGCAACGATGTGGGAGAGGAGAGTTGCACCGTAGAGGTCAAGATACACT ATGTGCGGGGCATGGGTGTGGTGGCGGGCGCTGTGGTGGGCGTGTCCTTCGGTGTCCTCCTCATCATTCTCATTATTTGGCTGGTGTTCcgcaagaaggagaagaagaaatacGAGGAGGAGGAGACCCCTAACGagatcag gGAGGATGCTGAGGCTCCCAAGGCCAAACTGGTGAAGCCCAACTCTCTCTCATCCCACTCTGGCAGCTCCCGCTCAGGCACCTCCTCCACCCAATCCATGGTTCACACCAGCGCACCCCGGGGGCCCCACGCCCGCCTGCCTGCCGTGGCCACCCTCAAGGAGAACGGCCAGCCCCCCAGCTTCCTCCAACAGCCCCCCGCCTACACACAAGTGGTTCCCAAAACCCCAGAGCCCCGCACGGCCCCGGCCAAGCCCAGCCCTCCCCCCAAACTGAGCCCCAGGAACCTGGCCCGCATGGGGGCAACGCCGGTCATGATCCCTGCCCAGACCAAGGCCTTCCAGACTGtgtag
- the LOC111981475 gene encoding CXADR-like membrane protein isoform X2 encodes MRVVMSGLFHTLFLVLLGVLTVCAQTEMKRVVGDNATLPCHHQFWAGDAPTLDIEWLLLKPSSKQRVVITYFAGRVYDPNEAEAGRLSLAGDYLKGDASLLISDLTLSDSGEYSCKVKNGGKYHWSMVNLIVLVKPSKPRCWMEGRLLEGSDVKMSCKSTDGSDPINYKWERVLDKGKYVGKLPPLALIDLKNSEIVTLRNLTKESTGVYKCTASNDVGEESCTVEVKIHYVRGMGVVAGAVVGVSFGVLLIILIIWLVFRKKEKKKYEEEETPNEISSRSGTSSTQSMVHTSAPRGPHARLPAVATLKENGQPPSFLQQPPAYTQVVPKTPEPRTAPAKPSPPPKLSPRNLARMGATPVMIPAQTKAFQTV; translated from the exons TTCTGCTGGGTGTGTTGACGGTGTGTGCCCAGACAGAGATGAAGAGGGTTGTCGGGGACAATGCCACACTGCCCTGTCACCACCAGTTCTGGGCAGGCGACGCCCCCACGCTGGACATCGAGTGGCTCCTCCTCAAGCCCAGCTCCAAGCAGAGAGTG GTGATCACCTACTTTGCGGGCCGGGTGTACGACCCCAACGAGGCGGAGGCGGGCCGACTGTCCTTAGCCGGGGACTACCTCAAGGGGGACGCCTCCCTACTGATCAGTGACCTCACCCTGAGCGACTCGGGTGAGTACAGCTGCAAGGTGAAGAACGGGGGGAAGTACCATTGGAGCATGGTCAACCTCATAGTACTGG tgaagCCCTCTAAGCCACGATGTTGGATGGAGGGCCGGCTGTTGGAGGGTAGTGATGTTAAGATGAGCTGTAAGTCTACAGACGGCTCTGACCCCATCAACTACAAATGGGAGAGGGTGCTGGACAAGGGAAAGTATGTAGGGAAGCTGCCCCCACTTGCCCTCATAG ATTTGAAAAACTCAGAGATAGTGACACTGAGGAACCTGACCAAGGAGAGTACTGGGGTGTATAAATGTACCGCCAGCAACGATGTGGGAGAGGAGAGTTGCACCGTAGAGGTCAAGATACACT ATGTGCGGGGCATGGGTGTGGTGGCGGGCGCTGTGGTGGGCGTGTCCTTCGGTGTCCTCCTCATCATTCTCATTATTTGGCTGGTGTTCcgcaagaaggagaagaagaaatacGAGGAGGAGGAGACCCCTAACGagatcag CTCCCGCTCAGGCACCTCCTCCACCCAATCCATGGTTCACACCAGCGCACCCCGGGGGCCCCACGCCCGCCTGCCTGCCGTGGCCACCCTCAAGGAGAACGGCCAGCCCCCCAGCTTCCTCCAACAGCCCCCCGCCTACACACAAGTGGTTCCCAAAACCCCAGAGCCCCGCACGGCCCCGGCCAAGCCCAGCCCTCCCCCCAAACTGAGCCCCAGGAACCTGGCCCGCATGGGGGCAACGCCGGTCATGATCCCTGCCCAGACCAAGGCCTTCCAGACTGtgtag
- the LOC111981475 gene encoding CXADR-like membrane protein isoform X1 produces MRVVMSGLFHTLFLVLLGVLTVCAQTEMKRVVGDNATLPCHHQFWAGDAPTLDIEWLLLKPSSKQRVVITYFAGRVYDPNEAEAGRLSLAGDYLKGDASLLISDLTLSDSGEYSCKVKNGGKYHWSMVNLIVLVKPSKPRCWMEGRLLEGSDVKMSCKSTDGSDPINYKWERVLDKGKYVGKLPPLALIDLKNSEIVTLRNLTKESTGVYKCTASNDVGEESCTVEVKIHYVRGMGVVAGAVVGVSFGVLLIILIIWLVFRKKEKKKYEEEETPNEIREDAEAPKAKLVKPNSLSSHSGSSRSGTSSTQSMVHTSAPRGPHARLPAVATLKENGQPPSFLQQPPAYTQVVPKTPEPRTAPAKPSPPPKLSPRNLARMGATPVMIPAQTKAFQTV; encoded by the exons TTCTGCTGGGTGTGTTGACGGTGTGTGCCCAGACAGAGATGAAGAGGGTTGTCGGGGACAATGCCACACTGCCCTGTCACCACCAGTTCTGGGCAGGCGACGCCCCCACGCTGGACATCGAGTGGCTCCTCCTCAAGCCCAGCTCCAAGCAGAGAGTG GTGATCACCTACTTTGCGGGCCGGGTGTACGACCCCAACGAGGCGGAGGCGGGCCGACTGTCCTTAGCCGGGGACTACCTCAAGGGGGACGCCTCCCTACTGATCAGTGACCTCACCCTGAGCGACTCGGGTGAGTACAGCTGCAAGGTGAAGAACGGGGGGAAGTACCATTGGAGCATGGTCAACCTCATAGTACTGG tgaagCCCTCTAAGCCACGATGTTGGATGGAGGGCCGGCTGTTGGAGGGTAGTGATGTTAAGATGAGCTGTAAGTCTACAGACGGCTCTGACCCCATCAACTACAAATGGGAGAGGGTGCTGGACAAGGGAAAGTATGTAGGGAAGCTGCCCCCACTTGCCCTCATAG ATTTGAAAAACTCAGAGATAGTGACACTGAGGAACCTGACCAAGGAGAGTACTGGGGTGTATAAATGTACCGCCAGCAACGATGTGGGAGAGGAGAGTTGCACCGTAGAGGTCAAGATACACT ATGTGCGGGGCATGGGTGTGGTGGCGGGCGCTGTGGTGGGCGTGTCCTTCGGTGTCCTCCTCATCATTCTCATTATTTGGCTGGTGTTCcgcaagaaggagaagaagaaatacGAGGAGGAGGAGACCCCTAACGagatcag gGAGGATGCTGAGGCTCCCAAGGCCAAACTGGTGAAGCCCAACTCTCTCTCATCCCACTCTGGCAGCTCCCGCTCAGGCACCTCCTCCACCCAATCCATGGTTCACACCAGCGCACCCCGGGGGCCCCACGCCCGCCTGCCTGCCGTGGCCACCCTCAAGGAGAACGGCCAGCCCCCCAGCTTCCTCCAACAGCCCCCCGCCTACACACAAGTGGTTCCCAAAACCCCAGAGCCCCGCACGGCCCCGGCCAAGCCCAGCCCTCCCCCCAAACTGAGCCCCAGGAACCTGGCCCGCATGGGGGCAACGCCGGTCATGATCCCTGCCCAGACCAAGGCCTTCCAGACTGtgtag
- the LOC111981475 gene encoding CXADR-like membrane protein isoform X4, producing MKRVVGDNATLPCHHQFWAGDAPTLDIEWLLLKPSSKQRVVITYFAGRVYDPNEAEAGRLSLAGDYLKGDASLLISDLTLSDSGEYSCKVKNGGKYHWSMVNLIVLVKPSKPRCWMEGRLLEGSDVKMSCKSTDGSDPINYKWERVLDKGKYVGKLPPLALIDLKNSEIVTLRNLTKESTGVYKCTASNDVGEESCTVEVKIHYVRGMGVVAGAVVGVSFGVLLIILIIWLVFRKKEKKKYEEEETPNEIREDAEAPKAKLVKPNSLSSHSGSSRSGTSSTQSMVHTSAPRGPHARLPAVATLKENGQPPSFLQQPPAYTQVVPKTPEPRTAPAKPSPPPKLSPRNLARMGATPVMIPAQTKAFQTV from the exons ATGAAGAGGGTTGTCGGGGACAATGCCACACTGCCCTGTCACCACCAGTTCTGGGCAGGCGACGCCCCCACGCTGGACATCGAGTGGCTCCTCCTCAAGCCCAGCTCCAAGCAGAGAGTG GTGATCACCTACTTTGCGGGCCGGGTGTACGACCCCAACGAGGCGGAGGCGGGCCGACTGTCCTTAGCCGGGGACTACCTCAAGGGGGACGCCTCCCTACTGATCAGTGACCTCACCCTGAGCGACTCGGGTGAGTACAGCTGCAAGGTGAAGAACGGGGGGAAGTACCATTGGAGCATGGTCAACCTCATAGTACTGG tgaagCCCTCTAAGCCACGATGTTGGATGGAGGGCCGGCTGTTGGAGGGTAGTGATGTTAAGATGAGCTGTAAGTCTACAGACGGCTCTGACCCCATCAACTACAAATGGGAGAGGGTGCTGGACAAGGGAAAGTATGTAGGGAAGCTGCCCCCACTTGCCCTCATAG ATTTGAAAAACTCAGAGATAGTGACACTGAGGAACCTGACCAAGGAGAGTACTGGGGTGTATAAATGTACCGCCAGCAACGATGTGGGAGAGGAGAGTTGCACCGTAGAGGTCAAGATACACT ATGTGCGGGGCATGGGTGTGGTGGCGGGCGCTGTGGTGGGCGTGTCCTTCGGTGTCCTCCTCATCATTCTCATTATTTGGCTGGTGTTCcgcaagaaggagaagaagaaatacGAGGAGGAGGAGACCCCTAACGagatcag gGAGGATGCTGAGGCTCCCAAGGCCAAACTGGTGAAGCCCAACTCTCTCTCATCCCACTCTGGCAGCTCCCGCTCAGGCACCTCCTCCACCCAATCCATGGTTCACACCAGCGCACCCCGGGGGCCCCACGCCCGCCTGCCTGCCGTGGCCACCCTCAAGGAGAACGGCCAGCCCCCCAGCTTCCTCCAACAGCCCCCCGCCTACACACAAGTGGTTCCCAAAACCCCAGAGCCCCGCACGGCCCCGGCCAAGCCCAGCCCTCCCCCCAAACTGAGCCCCAGGAACCTGGCCCGCATGGGGGCAACGCCGGTCATGATCCCTGCCCAGACCAAGGCCTTCCAGACTGtgtag